Proteins from a genomic interval of Gordonia sp. SL306:
- a CDS encoding MarR family winged helix-turn-helix transcriptional regulator encodes MSTDGDESGVTLWLLWKRTSEVVRTAVIDDVTAANSVSEPELTVLVHLNNAGGTSRQNALVTSTGWDRSRLSHLLTRMEKRGFLTRERLRNGVEVWLAPAGEDLMVDKQRALHDAVERHLISRLDAEQRRALRDILTTLDS; translated from the coding sequence ATGTCAACAGATGGGGACGAGTCCGGTGTCACGCTGTGGCTCCTCTGGAAGCGCACCAGCGAAGTGGTCCGCACGGCCGTGATCGATGACGTCACGGCCGCGAACTCGGTCTCCGAACCCGAACTGACGGTGCTCGTCCACCTCAACAACGCGGGCGGGACGTCGAGGCAGAATGCGCTCGTCACGTCGACCGGGTGGGACCGCAGCCGACTCTCGCATCTCCTCACGCGCATGGAGAAGCGCGGTTTCCTCACCCGCGAGCGGTTACGCAACGGCGTCGAGGTGTGGCTCGCTCCGGCGGGCGAGGACCTCATGGTCGACAAACAGCGTGCGCTTCACGACGCCGTCGAACGGCACCTCATCAGCAGACTCGACGCCGAGCAGCGGCGGGCATTGCGCGACATCCTCACCACGCTCGACAGTTAG